Proteins encoded together in one Impatiens glandulifera chromosome 1, dImpGla2.1, whole genome shotgun sequence window:
- the LOC124915577 gene encoding uncharacterized protein LOC124915577, whose translation MGNCLVTEYKIIKVMKTDGKVLEYRAPIKVHQVLSDFSGHAISDKLPVVSHLCLDFDMIVDHLYYLLPLPVLPAEEEEEKEKKRVRFSNPQDIAGQEGSGVVRIKLVITKQELEMMLSRGALSLDDMISHLQDKQNSSNQAELSNKGWKPSLESIPE comes from the coding sequence ATGGGCAATTGTTTGGTTACCGAATATAAGATTATCAAGGTCATGAAAACAGATGGAAAAGTTCTTGAATACAGAGCACCCATCAAAGTTCATCAAGTCTTATCAGATTTTTCTGGGCATGCAATATCTGACAAACTACCTGTTGTCAGTCATTTGTGTCTAGACTTTGATATGATTGTTGATCACCTATACTACCTTCTACCCCTTCCAGTATTGCCagcagaggaagaagaagagaaagagaagaaaaggGTAAGATTTTCGAATCCCCAAGATATAGCAGGCCAAGAAGGCAGTGGAGTTGTGAGGATAAAGTTAGTCATCACCAAACAGGAACTGGAGATGATGTTAAGCAGAGGAGCACTATCACTAGATGATATGATTTCTCATCTTCAAGATAAACAGAATTCATCCAATCAAGCTGAATTGTCAAATAAAGGATGGAAACCTTCACTAGAAAGCATACCAGAATGA